The genome window CTGGAGTCAACGGCGCGGGTGGGGCGGCGGATGGGATCGAACCGCGCTCGGTGCACGATCTTGACGAACTGCGTGCTCGGCTCGCCAACGCCCGCTCGATTGCCGTCCTGACCGGGTCGGGAATCTCCGCGGAGAGCGGCTTGCCGACGTTTCGCGGCGTCGGCGGTCTGTGGCGCACGCACCGCGTCGAGCAGTTGGCCTCACCGGACGGCTTCGCGAGCGATCCGGTGTTGGTCTGGACGTGGTATCTCGAGCGACGCCGTGCCCACGCGGACGTCGAGCCGTCGGCGGCGCACCGCGCGCTGGCGGCCTTCGAGGCGCGCGCGTCCGACTTCACGCTGATCACGCAGAACGTCGACTCGCTGCACCATCGCGCCGGCTCGCGGCGCGTGCTCGAGCTGCACGGCGCGCTGCGCGAGGCGCGCTGCACCGCGTGCGACGCGCGGCGTCCGGTCGACGAGATGACGCTCGACACGCTCGCGCACGCGTGCGGCGGCTGGTGGCGGCCGGACATCGTCTGGTTCGGGGAACCGTTGCCGCGCGCCGCGCTCGAGGAAGCGTTCGCCGCCGCGCGGCGTGCCGACGTCATGCTGGTCGTCGGCACGTCGGGACTGGTGCATCCCGCCGCGTCGCTGGCGACGCGGCGCTGCACGGACGCGTACGTCGTCGAGATCAATCCGGAAGAGACGGTGCTCAGCGCGCAGGTCGACCGGTCGATCCGCGCCGGCGCGTCGGCCGTACTGCCGGACCTCTTGCGATGACGCAAAGCGCGGTCGCCGCGTTCGTGGTGCTGCTGGCCGGCGCGCTGGTCGTCTCGATCGCGGCCGAGCGCGTGCGCATCCCGGCTGCCGTGCTGCTGGTCGTCGCCGGCGTCTGCGCCGGCTCGATCGCGCACCTGCACCTGCCGTTCGCGTTCGGGCCGACGCTGCTGTTCGTGTTCCTGCCGCCGTTGATCTTCGAGGCCGCCTGGACGATCGACTTGAACGCGCTGCGCCGCGCGGCCAATCGCGTCGCGCTGCTCGCGTTTCCGGGCACGCTCCTGACCGCCTTCGCGATCGCCGGCGCGCTGGTGATGCTGCA of Candidatus Sulfotelmatobacter sp. contains these proteins:
- a CDS encoding NAD-dependent deacylase; this encodes MHDLDELRARLANARSIAVLTGSGISAESGLPTFRGVGGLWRTHRVEQLASPDGFASDPVLVWTWYLERRRAHADVEPSAAHRALAAFEARASDFTLITQNVDSLHHRAGSRRVLELHGALREARCTACDARRPVDEMTLDTLAHACGGWWRPDIVWFGEPLPRAALEEAFAAARRADVMLVVGTSGLVHPAASLATRRCTDAYVVEINPEETVLSAQVDRSIRAGASAVLPDLLR